In Verrucomicrobiia bacterium, a single window of DNA contains:
- a CDS encoding c-type cytochrome yields the protein MDSMNRLVLYALACFATVHSSIAAPLPEPARGETIVLLGNGLPEREQNYGRWETEFYQRFPDASLVIRNMGYQGDTPAFRPRPGQPDQWAFPGAAEFRPEFQMHFGIGHYDKPDDWLKLVKADTILAFFGFNESFDGPDHVDRFRAELTAFVRHTLAQQYNGRSAPRLVLVSPIAFEDRSRDYDLPRGDAENENLALYTRAIRAVAEAHNLTFVDLFSVSKQLYAQHRNPLTENGSHLNDDGYAATAGPLVEGIYGRGPHRATAQAGLLHAAVQEKIWMWFNDYRMLNGVHVHGQRYRPYGNVNYPEEIEKIRQMTALRDRKIWDIAQGRTSDLTVDDSTTRPLTPIETNFRREITYLDEQEALKTFTLLPGYEISLFASEREFPELRNPVQMSFDNKGRLWVSVLPSYPHYVPGGTRPNDKILILEDTNGDGRADKQTVFADGLSLPIGFELAPEGVYVSEEPNLILLKDTNGDDRADEKVVLLGGFDSHDTHHAISAYTADASGAFYLSEGRFLHSQVETPYGPRRCNDGGVWRFDPKSWRLERWSQADYNNPWAVAFDEWEQGYISDASSGDNYWALPVSAKMPYGIEIPKVDQFAPRRARPTSGSEFVSSRHFPDAVQGHFMICNSIGFLGISYHEIWEEGSGFYGKVAGDLLSSTDPNFRPVDLETAPDGSLYVVDWHNALIGHMQHSARDPNRDTAHGRIYRITHPSRPLVVPPKIAGASLAELLENLKLPEYRARYRTRRELRGHPAGEVLPAVKRWAASLDQSDPNYERYLCEALWVTWAQNQVDAGLLQQCFAARSHQARAAAANVVRHAWRRIPNSTALLLQAANDPHPRVRLEAIVAASWLDNPAGARIALEALRHPFDRWMGPVFDLIMKQTLADDVLALEKTGALAAIKQANPRAVEYLDGRLDLASIAPTEDNRPQGPTRNLTASERKTYDLGREIYRRDGLCVSCHQPNGLGIANIYPPLTAIDNPWITDSDERLIKIVLKGLWGPMELAGQQYDPGKGVPPMPGFGPVLNDDEIAAVISYVRQSFGNDLPFISPAAVRAVRARTEDRRDFYLMEEIMREHPIPGWEEWQKSATPLESFE from the coding sequence ATGGATTCCATGAACCGACTTGTTCTGTACGCCCTCGCCTGCTTCGCGACGGTTCATTCCTCCATCGCCGCCCCGTTGCCGGAACCCGCCAGGGGCGAGACCATCGTGCTTCTTGGCAACGGCCTGCCCGAACGCGAACAGAACTACGGCCGCTGGGAGACCGAGTTCTATCAGCGCTTTCCCGACGCCAGTCTCGTGATCCGCAACATGGGGTATCAAGGCGACACCCCGGCCTTCCGACCCCGTCCAGGCCAGCCCGATCAATGGGCGTTTCCCGGTGCAGCGGAGTTCCGGCCCGAATTTCAGATGCACTTCGGCATCGGCCATTACGACAAGCCGGACGACTGGCTCAAGCTCGTGAAGGCCGACACGATCCTCGCCTTCTTCGGCTTCAACGAATCCTTCGACGGACCCGACCATGTGGACCGTTTTCGCGCCGAACTGACAGCCTTCGTCCGGCACACCCTCGCCCAGCAGTACAATGGCCGTTCCGCGCCCCGGCTTGTCCTGGTCTCGCCCATTGCCTTCGAGGATCGCTCCCGGGACTACGATCTCCCCAGGGGCGACGCGGAGAATGAGAACCTCGCGCTCTACACCCGTGCCATCCGTGCCGTCGCCGAAGCGCACAATCTTACCTTCGTCGATCTGTTCTCCGTCTCGAAACAGCTCTACGCACAGCACCGAAATCCGCTGACTGAGAACGGCAGCCATCTCAACGACGACGGTTACGCCGCCACCGCCGGGCCTCTTGTCGAGGGCATCTATGGCCGCGGCCCGCATCGGGCAACGGCACAGGCCGGCCTGCTCCACGCCGCGGTGCAGGAGAAGATTTGGATGTGGTTCAACGACTACCGGATGCTCAACGGCGTGCATGTCCACGGCCAGCGGTACCGCCCCTACGGCAATGTCAATTACCCGGAGGAGATCGAAAAGATCCGGCAGATGACGGCGTTGCGGGACCGGAAGATCTGGGACATTGCGCAGGGCAGGACCTCGGACCTCACGGTGGATGACTCCACAACCCGCCCGCTGACGCCCATCGAAACCAACTTCCGTCGCGAGATCACCTATCTCGACGAACAGGAGGCCCTGAAGACGTTCACCCTGCTGCCCGGTTACGAAATCAGCCTGTTTGCCTCCGAACGCGAGTTTCCCGAGTTGCGCAATCCCGTCCAGATGTCCTTCGACAACAAGGGCCGGCTGTGGGTGTCCGTATTGCCCAGCTACCCGCACTACGTTCCCGGCGGCACGCGACCCAACGACAAAATTCTCATCCTCGAAGATACCAATGGCGACGGCCGTGCGGACAAGCAGACGGTCTTCGCGGACGGCCTCTCATTGCCCATCGGCTTCGAACTCGCCCCCGAAGGCGTCTATGTCTCCGAGGAACCCAACCTGATCCTGCTCAAGGACACCAACGGAGATGACCGGGCCGACGAGAAGGTCGTCCTGCTTGGCGGCTTCGATTCCCATGACACGCATCACGCCATCTCGGCGTACACCGCGGACGCCTCGGGCGCATTCTACCTGAGCGAGGGCCGCTTCCTCCATTCGCAGGTCGAGACGCCGTACGGTCCCCGACGGTGCAACGACGGTGGCGTCTGGCGCTTCGACCCGAAGAGCTGGCGCCTCGAACGCTGGTCGCAGGCCGACTACAACAACCCGTGGGCGGTGGCCTTCGACGAATGGGAACAGGGTTATATCTCCGATGCGTCGAGCGGTGACAACTACTGGGCGCTGCCGGTCTCGGCAAAGATGCCTTACGGCATCGAGATTCCCAAGGTGGACCAGTTCGCTCCGCGCCGTGCCCGGCCGACGTCCGGCTCCGAGTTTGTCTCGTCCAGGCATTTCCCCGACGCCGTGCAGGGTCACTTCATGATCTGCAACAGCATCGGCTTCCTGGGCATCAGCTACCACGAGATCTGGGAGGAGGGCTCCGGCTTTTACGGCAAGGTGGCGGGTGACCTGCTGTCCTCGACCGATCCCAATTTCCGTCCGGTCGATCTCGAGACCGCACCGGACGGCTCGCTCTATGTCGTGGACTGGCACAACGCGCTCATCGGTCACATGCAGCACAGCGCCCGCGACCCCAACCGCGACACCGCGCACGGCCGCATCTATCGCATCACCCATCCGTCGCGCCCGCTGGTGGTGCCGCCGAAGATCGCCGGCGCAAGCCTCGCGGAGCTGCTGGAGAATCTGAAACTGCCAGAGTACCGGGCCCGTTACCGCACCCGCCGCGAACTGCGCGGGCACCCGGCCGGTGAGGTCCTTCCGGCGGTGAAACGCTGGGCCGCCTCCCTCGACCAGAGCGATCCGAACTACGAACGCTATCTGTGCGAGGCGTTGTGGGTGACGTGGGCGCAGAACCAGGTCGATGCCGGCCTTCTCCAGCAGTGCTTCGCCGCGCGCAGTCACCAGGCGCGGGCCGCCGCCGCCAACGTGGTGCGCCACGCCTGGCGCAGAATCCCCAACAGCACCGCCCTCCTCCTCCAGGCGGCGAACGATCCCCACCCGCGGGTCCGCCTCGAAGCCATCGTTGCCGCGTCCTGGCTCGACAACCCCGCTGGCGCCCGCATCGCCCTGGAAGCCCTCCGGCATCCCTTCGACCGCTGGATGGGCCCCGTTTTCGATCTGATCATGAAGCAGACCCTCGCCGACGATGTCCTGGCACTGGAGAAAACCGGTGCCCTGGCCGCCATCAAGCAGGCCAACCCGCGCGCCGTCGAGTATCTCGACGGCAGACTCGACCTCGCCAGCATCGCGCCCACCGAGGACAACCGGCCGCAGGGACCCACCCGCAATCTCACGGCCTCCGAAAGGAAGACGTACGACCTCGGTCGCGAGATCTACCGACGGGATGGTCTCTGCGTCTCGTGCCATCAACCCAACGGCCTCGGCATCGCGAACATCTACCCGCCACTCACCGCCATCGACAATCCGTGGATCACGGACAGCGACGAACGCCTCATCAAGATCGTGCTCAAGGGTCTCTGGGGTCCGATGGAACTGGCCGGCCAGCAGTACGATCCCGGCAAGGGCGTCCCCCCCATGCCCGGCTTCGGACCCGTGCTCAACGACGACGAGATCGCCGCCGTCATCAGTTATGTCCGCCAGTCCTTCGGCAATGACCTGCCCTTCATCTCCCCGGCCGCCGTGCGGGCGGTCCGCGCCAGGACCGAGGATCGCCGGGACTTCTACCTGATGGAGGAGATCATGCGGGAGCACCCGATTCCGGGCTGGGAGGAGTGGCAGAAGTCAGCGACCCCGCTGGAGTCGTTTGAGTAG